From Diospyros lotus cultivar Yz01 chromosome 4, ASM1463336v1, whole genome shotgun sequence, a single genomic window includes:
- the LOC127798946 gene encoding uncharacterized protein At5g64816-like, which translates to MVEWWWSLLGATVPAVIAGQALRMKKRRVEEQRLKSARGREKASDDIFVCERVCTSKRMLKKVGAFSKEPTPDTCVTACGVSELDACADACARTVCVNQHQVPNWNDICLRRCQNECLRLSNSSAMS; encoded by the coding sequence ATGGTGGAATGGTGGTGGTCTTTGTTGGGGGCAACCGTCCCGGCTGTTATTGCAGGGCAGGCTCTGAGAATGAAGAAAAGGCGAGTGGAGGAGCAGAGACTGAAGAGTGCAAGGGGGCGGGAGAAGGCCTCAGATGATATCTTTGTTTGTGAACGGGTTTGCACTTCAAAGAGGATGCTCAAGAAGGTTGGTGCATTTTCTAAAGAACCAACTCCCGATACCTGTGTTACTGCATGTGGTGTTTCTGAGCTTGATGCTTGTGCTGATGCATGTGCTCGAACCGTTTGTGTTAATCAACACCAAGTGCCCAATTGGAATGATATTTGTCTTAGAAGGTGCCAGAATGAGTGCCTTCGGCTCTCAAATTCTTCAGCCATGTCTTGA